A stretch of Pseudomonas sp. LS.1a DNA encodes these proteins:
- the gcl gene encoding glyoxylate carboligase: protein MSKMRAIDAAVLVMRREGVDTAFGIPGAAINPLYSALKKVGGIDHVLARHVEGASHMAEGYTRANPGNIGVCIGTSGPAGTDMVTGLYSASADSIPILCITGQAPRARLHKEDFQAVDITNIVKPVTKWATTVLEPGQVPYAFQKAFHEMRTGRPGPVLIDLPFDVQMAEIEFDIDAYEPLPVHKPSATRVQAEKALTLLNDAERPLLVAGGGIINADASDKLVEFAELTGVPVIPTLMGWGTIPDDHAQMVGMVGLQTSHRYGNATLLKSDLVFGIGNRWANRHTGSVDVYTEGRKFVHVDIEPTQIGRVFTPDLGIVSDAGKALDVFLEVAREWKAAGKLKCRKAWLEDCQQRKASLQRKTHFDNVPVKPQRVYEEMNQVFGKDTCYVSTIGLSQIAGAQFLHVYKPRHWINCGQAGPLGWTIPAALGVVKADPKRKVVALSGDYDFQFMIEELAVGAQFNLPYVHVLVNNAYLGLIRQAQRGFDMDYCVQLAFENINSTDAATYGVDHVAVVEGLGCKAIRVFEPAEIAPALLKAQKMAEEFRVPVVVEVILERVTNISMGTEINAVNEFEDLALVGNDAPTAISLLD, encoded by the coding sequence ATGAGCAAAATGAGAGCAATCGATGCAGCCGTTCTGGTCATGCGCCGTGAAGGTGTAGATACCGCGTTCGGCATCCCGGGGGCTGCCATCAACCCGTTGTACTCGGCCCTGAAGAAAGTCGGTGGCATCGATCACGTCCTCGCTCGTCACGTCGAAGGCGCCTCGCACATGGCTGAGGGTTACACCCGTGCCAACCCGGGCAACATCGGCGTGTGCATCGGCACCTCCGGCCCAGCCGGCACCGACATGGTCACCGGCCTGTACAGTGCCTCCGCCGACTCCATCCCGATTCTCTGCATCACCGGCCAGGCTCCACGTGCCCGCCTGCACAAGGAAGACTTCCAGGCCGTCGACATCACCAACATCGTCAAGCCGGTCACCAAGTGGGCCACTACCGTTCTGGAGCCAGGCCAGGTGCCTTACGCCTTCCAGAAGGCCTTCCATGAAATGCGCACCGGCCGCCCAGGCCCGGTACTGATCGACCTGCCGTTCGACGTGCAGATGGCCGAAATCGAGTTCGACATCGACGCCTACGAACCGCTGCCAGTGCACAAGCCGTCCGCCACCCGCGTACAGGCCGAAAAAGCCCTGACCCTGCTCAATGACGCCGAGCGCCCACTGCTGGTTGCAGGTGGCGGCATCATCAACGCCGACGCCAGCGACAAGCTGGTCGAGTTCGCCGAACTGACCGGCGTACCGGTAATCCCGACCCTGATGGGCTGGGGCACCATCCCGGACGACCACGCACAGATGGTCGGCATGGTCGGCCTGCAGACTTCGCACCGCTACGGCAACGCCACCCTGCTGAAATCCGACCTGGTGTTCGGTATCGGCAACCGCTGGGCCAACCGCCACACCGGCTCGGTCGACGTCTACACCGAAGGCCGCAAGTTCGTGCACGTGGACATCGAACCGACCCAGATCGGCCGTGTGTTCACCCCGGACCTGGGTATCGTTTCCGACGCCGGCAAGGCACTGGACGTGTTCCTCGAAGTGGCCCGCGAGTGGAAAGCCGCCGGCAAGCTGAAGTGCCGCAAGGCCTGGCTGGAAGACTGCCAGCAGCGCAAGGCCAGCCTGCAGCGCAAGACCCACTTCGACAACGTGCCGGTCAAGCCGCAGCGCGTGTACGAAGAGATGAACCAGGTATTCGGCAAGGACACCTGCTACGTCAGCACCATCGGCCTGTCGCAGATCGCCGGCGCGCAGTTCCTGCACGTGTACAAGCCACGCCACTGGATCAACTGCGGCCAAGCCGGCCCGCTGGGCTGGACCATCCCTGCCGCTCTGGGCGTGGTGAAAGCCGATCCGAAGCGCAAGGTGGTCGCGCTGTCGGGTGACTACGACTTCCAGTTCATGATCGAGGAGCTGGCGGTGGGTGCGCAGTTCAACCTGCCTTACGTGCACGTACTGGTGAACAACGCCTACCTGGGCCTGATCCGCCAGGCGCAACGTGGCTTCGACATGGATTACTGTGTACAACTGGCGTTCGAGAACATCAACTCGACCGACGCCGCCACCTACGGTGTCGACCACGTTGCCGTGGTCGAAGGCCTGGGCTGCAAGGCCATCCGCGTGTTCGAGCCGGCCGAGATCGCCCCTGCCCTGCTCAAGGCCCAGAAGATGGCCGAAGAGTTCCGCGTGCCGGTGGTGGTCGAAGTGATTCTCGAACGTGTGACCAACATTTCCATGGGCACCGAGATCAACGCGGTCAACGAGTTCGAAGACCTGGCCCTGGTCGGCAACGACGCGCCAACCGCCATCTCGCTGCTGGACTGA
- a CDS encoding TetR/AcrR family transcriptional regulator yields MSTIRERNKELILRAASEEFADKGFAATKTSDIAAKAGLPKPNVYYYFKSKDNLYREVLESIIAPIMQASTPFNADGDPKEVLSAYIRSKIRISRDLPHASKVFASEIMHGAPHLSPNQVAQLNEQARHNIECIQRWIDRGQIAHVDAHHLMFSIWAATQTYADFDWQISAVTGKAKLADSDYDAAAETIIRMVLKGCEPEVA; encoded by the coding sequence ATGAGCACCATTCGCGAGCGCAACAAGGAACTGATCCTGCGCGCGGCCAGCGAGGAATTCGCCGACAAGGGCTTCGCCGCCACCAAGACCAGCGATATCGCGGCCAAGGCCGGCCTGCCCAAGCCGAACGTGTATTACTACTTCAAATCCAAGGACAACCTCTACCGCGAAGTCCTGGAAAGTATCATCGCACCGATCATGCAGGCGTCGACCCCGTTCAATGCCGACGGCGACCCGAAAGAAGTGCTGAGTGCGTACATTCGCTCGAAGATCCGCATTTCCCGCGACCTGCCGCATGCGTCCAAGGTGTTCGCCAGCGAGATCATGCACGGCGCCCCGCACCTGTCGCCGAACCAGGTGGCGCAGCTGAACGAGCAGGCGCGGCATAACATCGAGTGCATCCAGCGCTGGATCGACCGCGGGCAGATCGCCCATGTGGACGCGCATCACCTGATGTTCAGCATCTGGGCAGCGACCCAGACCTATGCCGATTTCGACTGGCAGATTTCCGCGGTGACCGGCAAGGCCAAGCTGGCCGACAGCGATTATGACGCGGCAGCCGAGACCATCATCCGCATGGTGCTCAAGGGCTGTGAGCCCGAGGTAGCCTGA
- a CDS encoding DUF808 domain-containing protein, whose amino-acid sequence MAGSSLLVLIDDIATVLDDVSVMTKVAAKKTAGVLGDDLALNAQQVTGVRAEREIPVVWAVAKGSMVNKAILVPAALLISAFIPWAVTPLLMLGGAYLCFEGFEKLAHKFLHSKAEDDAEHAALKEAVADANVDLVAFEKTKIKGAVRTDFILSAEIIAITLGIVADSPLSQQIIVLSGIAIVMTIGVYGLVGGIVKLDDLGLWLTRKASRLAQAVGNGILRTAPYMMKSLSVIGTAAMFLVGGGILVHGIEPLHHAIEAFSEGRGGALTVALLNGGVGVVAGAVVLAVVGIAGKLWRAVRPAT is encoded by the coding sequence ATGGCAGGAAGCAGTCTACTGGTACTGATCGACGACATTGCCACGGTGCTCGATGACGTCTCGGTGATGACCAAGGTGGCGGCGAAAAAGACCGCAGGCGTGCTCGGCGATGACCTGGCGCTAAACGCCCAGCAGGTCACCGGGGTACGTGCCGAACGCGAGATCCCGGTGGTGTGGGCGGTAGCCAAGGGCTCGATGGTGAACAAGGCCATCCTGGTGCCGGCGGCGCTGCTGATCAGTGCGTTCATCCCCTGGGCGGTGACGCCGCTGTTGATGCTGGGCGGTGCCTACCTGTGCTTCGAGGGCTTCGAGAAGCTGGCGCACAAGTTCTTGCATAGCAAGGCCGAGGATGACGCCGAACATGCAGCGCTCAAGGAGGCAGTGGCCGATGCCAATGTCGACCTGGTGGCATTCGAGAAAACCAAGATCAAGGGTGCGGTGCGTACCGATTTCATCCTGTCGGCGGAAATCATCGCCATTACCTTGGGCATTGTCGCTGACTCACCGTTGAGCCAGCAGATCATCGTGCTGTCCGGGATCGCCATTGTCATGACCATCGGCGTTTACGGGCTGGTGGGTGGCATCGTCAAGCTCGATGACCTGGGGTTGTGGCTGACCCGGAAGGCGTCGCGCCTGGCCCAGGCGGTCGGTAACGGCATCCTGCGAACCGCGCCATACATGATGAAGAGCCTGTCGGTGATCGGTACGGCGGCCATGTTTCTGGTCGGTGGCGGGATTCTGGTACATGGCATCGAGCCGCTGCATCATGCCATCGAGGCGTTCAGCGAAGGGCGTGGCGGGGCATTGACCGTGGCGCTGCTCAACGGCGGTGTCGGGGTTGTGGCCGGTGCGGTGGTGCTGGCGGTGGTGGGTATTGCGGGGAAATTGTGGCGGGCGGTTCGGCCGGCCACTTGA
- a CDS encoding GlcG/HbpS family heme-binding protein, whose translation MNTLNLKVAVSLVNAALAAGRKINAAPLTVAVLDAGGHLLALQREDGASLIRPEVATGKAWGAIALGKGSRLLALDAQQRPAFFAALNGLGERPVVPAPGGVLVRDQDGKVLGAVGISGDTSDIDEQCAISAIEEVGLKADAGVAA comes from the coding sequence ATGAACACTTTGAACCTGAAAGTCGCGGTCAGCCTGGTGAATGCCGCGCTGGCGGCGGGCCGCAAGATCAACGCCGCGCCACTGACCGTGGCGGTGCTGGATGCCGGTGGCCACTTGCTGGCGCTGCAACGCGAGGATGGCGCCAGCCTGATCCGGCCGGAGGTAGCCACCGGCAAGGCCTGGGGGGCGATTGCCCTGGGCAAGGGCTCGCGCTTGCTGGCGCTGGACGCGCAGCAACGGCCGGCGTTTTTTGCCGCGCTGAACGGGCTGGGCGAGCGGCCGGTGGTGCCGGCACCGGGTGGCGTGCTGGTGCGTGATCAGGATGGCAAGGTGCTGGGTGCGGTGGGGATCAGCGGCGATACGTCGGATATCGACGAGCAGTGCGCGATCAGTGCGATCGAGGAGGTGGGGTTGAAGGCGGATGCGGGTGTAGCAGCCTGA